In Montipora capricornis isolate CH-2021 chromosome 4, ASM3666992v2, whole genome shotgun sequence, a single genomic region encodes these proteins:
- the LOC138046035 gene encoding phosphotriesterase-related protein-like isoform X2 — MGISRDVEFLVRAASATGLNIIAGTGYYLDDTLPPGVKTSSIEELSQTMVKELTEGVNGTSIKCGVIGEIGCSWPLTPVERKSLLAAAVAQSETRAPLIIHPGRNEESPIEIVRILQEAGADINKTVMSHLDRTVFDQSKLLELASEGIYLEYDLFGIEVSYYQSNPSVDFMSDAQRIQNIKFLASEGYADKIVIAHDIHTRHRLVKYGGHGYAHIQVNVIPKMLLRGISQDVIDKIQISNPQAWLTFK; from the exons ATGGGGATTTCAAGGGATGTGGAGTTCCTAGTAAGAGCTGCCTCAGCAACTGGTTTGAATATCATTGCGGGTACAGGTTACTATTTGGATGACACTCTTCCACCTGGAGTGAAGACTTCATCCATAGAAGAACTTAGTCAG acaatGGTCAAGGAGCTCACAGAGGGTGTTAATGGTACATCAATCAAGTGTGGTGTAATAGGAGAGATTGGCTGTTCATGGCCACTGACACCAGTTGAGAGAAAGTCTTTGCTAGCTGCTGCTGTGGCACAGTCAGAAACTAGAGCGCCATTAATCATCCACCCTGGACGGAATGAGGAGTCACCTATAGAAATTGTCCGAATTTTGCAAGAGGCTGGCGCAGATATTAATAAAACAGTCATGTCCCATCTTGACCGTACTGTGTTTGACCAATCAAAGCTATTGGAATTAGCGTCGGAGGGAATTTATCTGGAATATGATCTCTTTGGCATTGAGGTATCGTACTACCAGTCCAATCCATCTGTTGATTTTATGAGTGATGCACAAAGAATCCAGAATATTAAATTCCTGGCATCAGAAGGATATGCAGATAAGATTGTAATTGCCCATGATATTCACACTCGTCATCGGCTTGTCAAGTATGGTGGCCACGGATACGCTCACATTCAAGTAAACGTGAttccaaaaatgcttttgagaGGGATTTCTCAGGATGTGATTGACAAGATTCAGATTTCAAATCCACAAGCTTGGTTAACTTTTAAATAA
- the LOC138046035 gene encoding phosphotriesterase-related protein-like isoform X1 has translation MTSGQIQTVLGLIDPSTLGRTLTHEHIKMDYKCCLKSPWRKSDAERMTNSDFTLANLGWIRQNPYSHLFNLAMGDESFDDMVKELNAFKQEGGQSIVEVTTMGISRDVEFLVRAASATGLNIIAGTGYYLDDTLPPGVKTSSIEELSQTMVKELTEGVNGTSIKCGVIGEIGCSWPLTPVERKSLLAAAVAQSETRAPLIIHPGRNEESPIEIVRILQEAGADINKTVMSHLDRTVFDQSKLLELASEGIYLEYDLFGIEVSYYQSNPSVDFMSDAQRIQNIKFLASEGYADKIVIAHDIHTRHRLVKYGGHGYAHIQVNVIPKMLLRGISQDVIDKIQISNPQAWLTFK, from the exons ATGACATCAGGTCAAATTCAGACTGTTCTTGGTCTCATTGATCCCTCCACATTGGGTCGCACTCTTACTCATGAGCACATTAAAATGGATTACAAATGTTGCCTTAAATCACCCTGGAGAAAGTCAGATGCCGAAAGAATGACTAACTCTGATTTTACCTTGGCTAACTTGGGATGGATCCGCCAGAATCCCTACAGTCACTTATTTAACCTTGCAATGGGTGATGAATCATTTGATGATATGGTGAAAGAATTGAATGCTTTTAAGCAGGAGGGAGGGCAAAGCATAGTTGAGGTCACCACCATGGGGATTTCAAGGGATGTGGAGTTCCTAGTAAGAGCTGCCTCAGCAACTGGTTTGAATATCATTGCGGGTACAGGTTACTATTTGGATGACACTCTTCCACCTGGAGTGAAGACTTCATCCATAGAAGAACTTAGTCAG acaatGGTCAAGGAGCTCACAGAGGGTGTTAATGGTACATCAATCAAGTGTGGTGTAATAGGAGAGATTGGCTGTTCATGGCCACTGACACCAGTTGAGAGAAAGTCTTTGCTAGCTGCTGCTGTGGCACAGTCAGAAACTAGAGCGCCATTAATCATCCACCCTGGACGGAATGAGGAGTCACCTATAGAAATTGTCCGAATTTTGCAAGAGGCTGGCGCAGATATTAATAAAACAGTCATGTCCCATCTTGACCGTACTGTGTTTGACCAATCAAAGCTATTGGAATTAGCGTCGGAGGGAATTTATCTGGAATATGATCTCTTTGGCATTGAGGTATCGTACTACCAGTCCAATCCATCTGTTGATTTTATGAGTGATGCACAAAGAATCCAGAATATTAAATTCCTGGCATCAGAAGGATATGCAGATAAGATTGTAATTGCCCATGATATTCACACTCGTCATCGGCTTGTCAAGTATGGTGGCCACGGATACGCTCACATTCAAGTAAACGTGAttccaaaaatgcttttgagaGGGATTTCTCAGGATGTGATTGACAAGATTCAGATTTCAAATCCACAAGCTTGGTTAACTTTTAAATAA